The following are encoded together in the Lathyrus oleraceus cultivar Zhongwan6 chromosome 3, CAAS_Psat_ZW6_1.0, whole genome shotgun sequence genome:
- the LOC127128218 gene encoding cytoplasmic tRNA 2-thiolation protein 1 has translation MEGKRNVRICCLCNERRASLKRPKTLQQICTECFYLAFENEIHQIILSNRLFSRGDRVAIGASGGKDSTVLAYVLSKLNRVHDYGLHLFLLSVDEGITGYRDDSLETVHRNQIQYGLPLKIVSYKDLYGWTMDEIVKLIGLKNNCTFCGVFRRQALDRGAAFLKVDKLVTGHNVDDIAETILLNILRGDIARLSRCSSIVTGEDGPIPRCKPFKYTYEKEIVMYAYFKKLDYFSIECIYSPNAYRGFAREFIKDLERIRPRAILDIIKSGENFRISTTTKMPEQGTCERCGYISSQKWCKACVLLDGLNRGLPKLGIGRSRVEVGCKEENESHGRKSIESKQCGSLDF, from the exons ATGGAAGGAAAGAGAAACGTGCGCATTTGCTGTTTATGCAACGAAAGAAGAGCTTCTCTCAAGAGACCTAAAACCCTTCAACAAATTTGCACTGAATGTTTCTACCTCGCCTTCGAAAACGAGATTCACCAAATCATCCTTTCCAACCGTCTCTTCTCCCGCGGCGACCGCGTCGCCATCGGCGCTTCCGGCGGTAAAGACTCCACCGTCCTCGCCTACGTTTTATCTAAACTCAACCGCGTCCACGATTACGGCCTCCATCTCTTCCTCCTCTCCGTCGACGAAGGCATCACCGGCTACCGCGACGATTCCCTTGAAACCGTTCATCGAAACCAGATTCAGTATGGATTGCCTCTCAAAATTGTTTCCTACAAGGATTTATACGGTTGGACGATGGACGAGATTGTCAAACTCATCGGTCTGAAGAACAATTGCACTTTCTGCGGCGTCTTCCGCCGCCAGGCGCTTGATCGGGGAGCTGCTTTCCTGAAAGTGGATAAACTGGTGACAGGACACAATGTCGATGATATAGCAGAGACGATTCTGTTGAACATATTGAGAGGAGATATAGCTAGATTGAGTAGATGCAGTTCAATTGTAACAGGTGAAGATGGACCAATCCCTAGATGTAAACCTTTCAAATATACTTATGAAAAAGAGATTGTTATGTATGCATATTTCAAAAAGCTTGATTACTTTTCCATTGAATGCATTTATTCTCCAAATGCTTATCGTGGTTTTGCTCGCGAGTTCATCAAGGATTTGGAGCGAATCAG ACCCAGGGCCATTCTCGACATCATAAAATCCGGGGAGAATTTCAGGATTTCTACCACTACTAAAATGCCCGAGCAGGGAACGTGTGAACGTTGTGGTTATATTTCAAGTCAG AAATGGTGTAAAGCTTGTGTTCTGCTTGATGGATTGAATCGAGGTTTGCCTAAACTGGGAATTGGACGGAGTCGGGTTGAAGTTGGTTGCAAGGAAGAAAATGAAAGCCATGGAAGAAAAAGCATTGAGAGCAAACAATGTGGATCTTTAGACTTCTGA